The Naumovozyma castellii chromosome 2, complete genome sequence CATGCAAATACAGATATGGCTTATGCTCCACAATATATGCCAACTCCGGTCCCCCAAAATAACTCCCTAATAGAAAATGTTTCTAGAAGCCGATCAATGCCAAAGAATGGTATTGTCAATGCAAACCGAATGGAAAGGCATATTTCATTACCACCTATTTCATCGCTGATGTCCACTATTTACAATACTAATGTTGATAACTTTCATATGCAACAACCTTTACCATATGAAAAGAAGCAACAGGTAGATCACAATAATTTGGATACTTTAATGATCCAGGCGAAGGTATTAATGAACAATGATGCTAGTAATGTTAAGGCTGATGTGACCAGTAGAAATATCCAACCGAGTAACCAGCCTGTCAACCCGGTAGTGACTGGTTCCTTATTGCCCACTTCGTCGCGATCAAGCTCATTGCAAGATGTAAAGCccataattaataaaaacTCTAGTAAGGTACCTTCGAAAAAAAGAGCTAATCGTActcttctttcaaaacttAGAAAACAATGTCCCGCATGTGGGAAAATATGCTCTAGACCATCTACGTTAAAAGCACATTACTTGATTCATACTGGTGATACACCTTTTAAATGTACTTGGGGGAATTGTAATAAGGCCTTTAATGTCAAGAGTAATATGTTGAGACATTTGAAGGCACATGAGAAAAAAGTCATAAAGAAAGAAGCGCTTCAGATAATGTCGTAAGTTTTATGCAAGTCCAATATTCGTGAGTTAGGTGTATTCGGGTGGATACTTTGGCTAAGGCGGTGATATCTTGTCATCAGGAAATAACGCTAAATGGCAGCGAAGATTCATGcaaaactttgaaaacTCGATGGCACATTTGATCTTTAGGTTTCCAAATAGCTAACGCTGGTCAATCAGAACGGTtattttaatattcttttaatGAACAATATCAATGTTCTTGGTCTATGCGATATATTTATAGTCATATATTTTGATGTAGCTATCCTATTTATCATTCagccaaaaaaaaaacattaaaTACTTAGAGTGGTCCTTTTAAGTGATATATTATTTCGTTGAAATTGACGcttaatattaagaaattcaGTGTCTACTGGACTATACTTTTTACTCTTCCAATGTGATTGATTAGCTATTCCTCAGAAACAAGCAATTTAAAATACCAAATTTACCCTGGAAAATGTCACCTTAAACAAAACAGCTCCAACCACCCTGATTAACTAGATTACCAAGACAATTAGCCTACATAGTTCCACTTCTAGGACAAAGCCTGCTAAAAAAAGGATCAATGCATAGAAGAAGTGTAAAAGAGTATTTGAAGCTTTTTACAAGcagatttattgaattttacCTACAATTTGTGACATGGACAAATCAAATACTCTTTTGTTTTGCCCGGTAACAACGGCGCTTAACAATACGTTGTTGCTATTTCCCGGAATTTTTTCGGTAACGAAAGAAATCCCcttatttattttgtttcttagATCTTTTCTTAAAGACGCAGGGAGTAATTACATACAACACACTTCTTCAGTTGTAACAAGTGATAGTGACATCCAATACCAGACTaattaaacaaaacaaatgAGACCaaatcaattattattgaatgcAGCAGTATGTACACTCTGAAATTAGCTACGACGTcgaaaacaacaaaatattaacTTTAATTTTTAACTTAGAGAAAAACAAGTGGTAGTAAAATCCCAGTGGAGTTAACACCATTATTTATGGCATGTTCAGTCGCATTAATCTCTGCAAGTTTTTTCACTTATAGGAAACTTACAACTGATGATTCTCTACGTCTAACAAAGAATCCAGATCAATCCAGTTTGGAAGAAGTTTTGGCAGAAAGTGATccaaaataatgaaaggATAAAAGTCCCAATtctatatatttttatgCTGTGGAACAGTAAATAAGATAAGACTACGAAATAcatattcatttttatttaaaataatttaactCTTTGTGAGAAGAATATACCACTTATttaattccaataaatcTACCAAACTAAAATAAACATAGGATTTCAGTATCTTAATTACTTGCTAATGGTTGTCTCGAGGGTTTCTTTTTTCCCAAAAGAACCGGGGTTTTGAGCTCACATTTCAATCTTCCAAACTATTGGTGAAATAAGCATTTCCTCCCTACGCCCGGTGtcataaaatatattggaGATTTTAAGGTACCacctctttttctttctaaACCCAGCCAATTTGTAATATAAAAGTATTGAtaattattaaacaatgATAACGATTGCTTGTCTCTTTACATTGTCCCGAAAGAATAAGGAACTCCGATAAATTATAATGTTTAGACTTGTCAATGGACGCACTCAACGTTCTAACCTTAACAAGTTGGTAAGACCACCCAGAACAACAATACCACAAAGCCTTTGTAGTTACTCTACAAAGTCAGAAAGTATAAATGCAAATGTTAGACCAAAACCAGATATTGTTCTAGATGAGATTGCCACTTACGTTCACGATAAGAAAATTGTGTCGCCATTGGCTTTCGAGACTGCTAAGTTATGTTTCCTCGATGCTCTAGGCTGTGGTTTAGCTTCATTGAAGTATAACAAAGTTCAAGATATTATCAAACCCattgttccaaatatgatTGTTCCTAACGGTACAAAAGTTTTAGGTACTAAATATGAAATGGATCCCGTTAAAGGTGCCTTTGCTATTGGAACCATGATTCGGTGGTTAGATTTTAATGATTGTTGGTTGGCTAAAGAGTGGGGGCATCCTTCTGATAATTTAGGTGGTATATTAGCTGTTGCTGACTACTCTTCAAGATTATTTAAAGCAACTGATGGGAAAGAAGGTAAGAGGTTTACTGTTAATGATATATTAGAAGGGATGATTAAAGCGCATGAAATCCAAGGTGTAATTGCATTGGATAATTCATTTAACGAAGTTGGATTAGACCATGTTGCGCTTGTCAAAATTGCAACAACTGCTGTGGTTTCTCAAATGTTAGGGTTATCTAAGGATGAAACAATTGCTGCAGTGTCTCATGCTTTTGTCGATGGACAATCCTTAAGAACGTATCGTCATGCTCCAAATACCGGTTCAAGGAAATCATGGGCCGCCGGTGATGCTGTGTCAAAGGCTGTCAATATAGCTTACATGGTGAAGAATGCTGGTATTGAGACAATTCCTTCCGTATTGACAGCTCCAAAATGGGGGTTCTACGACGTCTTATTCAAAGGAAAAccatttttgttttctcAGAGAAAGAATTTCGACTCCTATGTcatggaaaatattttgtttaaGATCTCATTCCCTGCTGAATTCCATGCCCAAACTGCTGTGGAAGCTGCCCTAACCGCTAATAAACGTTTGAAAGATATGGGGAAATCTTTCAAGGATATCAAATCAGTTCGTATTAGAACCCAGGAACCCGCAATGAGAATAATTGACAAATCAGGTCCATTATACAATTATGCTGATAGAGATCACTGTATTCAATATATGGTAACAATTCCACTCATCCAAGGTAGGTTGGAAGCTGATGACTACATGGATGCTGTTGCATTGGAACCTGAGGTTGACTCCTTGAGAAGCAAGATTTATTGCGTCAAAGACGAACAATTCACTAAAGATTATTATGATCCAAACAAAAGGGCTATTCCAAATGCTCTGTTGGTAGAATTAAATGATGGGACGGTCTTAGATGAAATCATTGTTGAATATCCTATTGGGCATAGGTTCAGAAGAGAGGAAGGTGTTCCATTGTtggttgaaaaattccaaagacATCTCTCAGCTCACTACATCAATTCACCTGAAAAGGCCCACACTATTTTTAATGCAAGTTTAAATCCAGGCCTAGCTGACTTACccattgatgaatatgTGGATTTATATTAATTTTAGCACTTTTCGTTGACTTCATTTAGATAATATAACgttttattttgttctCTGAGTGCAAgtttttgtaaataattcCTTGAGTAAGAGGAGATCGATGtttttttatataataCTTTCTGACAAGAATGACTTCGAATCCTTCAAATGTATTATTCTCTCTGGAAGAACCAAAATACGTCAATATCAAGTTCCCGAAGTTGAGCTTCTTGATGAAACAGCGGGTAACCCCTCCATAAAATTTTTCCCGAATTTTACGAGAACCTAATACATTGAATTTAGACTCTTagtaaataataacaaGTGAATAATAGAGAAATCCGCTCTAATTGATAGATATTGGACACCATTTGCAAATAGGTTCAATTATATATTACACTGTAACTATGGATAACAGTCAAGGTACCGTGGTGACACCGTCATCTAAGGGCACAATGAAAGTTTTTAGTGATCTAATTGAGGCGTCTAAGAATTTACCAACAACGTCATCACAACTTGGTTCCATACAGCTAAGTGTAAGTGAAATCAAAAGGAGAGCCATTGAGTTACGAAAGAATAAGGACATCGATACAAATCTTACCAAAGCACATTACTTGTTGGCTGGTAGCGGATTGGCAATCGAAGATGTAGACACTTCAATTAAGGATTTACGAAACAAACCTGTTCTGGAACAAAATGTCGCAAATAGTAGCACAggtaatgaaattgatacaTATTTAAGGGCGAAAAAGGGCGAGAACATTTTATCCTCTATTGAACAGTTGCTCTCCAATGCTGCGAAAGATTTTGATGTATTTGTCaatcaaaatttgaatttagaCTGGGCTCAACGTAAGGAGGAAGTTATGGAAAACTTTGGCATCATTACTAAGGGCAAGAACTCAAACGACCATATTGGTGACACTTCTTTGTCAGCCTCAGAAATACCAAAATGGGGTACTTCTTTGACAAGTGTTCTTAACAGTGGTGAATCAAAGCTGAATGTGAATGAAAATTACGCAATTAGGGAGAAGTTTGAAACCTATGCAAAGATCATTCATCAATTCAACAATGATAGACAGAATGGACATCACTTTTCGTTGaacaaagaatttatttccATTATCCAGTCTCTCAATGACTCAAAGAATAGACAGATCCTTGAaagttggaaaattttggaGATTTTAAAAGGTCAGAAAGATGTTGTTGCGACTGCTAAAAGTTACCTACAGAACCAATTTTTAGAATATGTTGATATTCTATCTAGAAAAACAATGAATGAAGGTTTACCAACCAATTCTAATAAGATTAGGTCGTTTATCGACTCaaagttgaagaattctGATAATACATGGAAAATAGCAAACCTTACAATTGTTAACGGTAACCCAATCTGGGCAATGATTTTTTACCTACTAAGAGCAGGTTTGGAACAGGAGGCATTAGAAGttgttgaaaataataagtCCGGCTTCAAAAAGATTGAACAATCATTTCTATCTTATTTCAAAGCGTATGTTTCTGCTCCTGATCGTCAACTGTCAATGGAATTTTCTTCGAGACTGCATACTGAGTATAACCAACACATCAAGAGTTCACTAAATGGTGATCCATATAGGTTGGCTGtttataaaattattggaagatgCGATCTTACCCGGAAGAATATATCTTCGGTTACGTTAAGCGTTGAAGATTGGCTTTGGATTCATTTGATGCTAATAAAGGATAACGTGATGGGTGATGAGCCAGCTTATGAAAGATATCGCCTTgaagattttcaaaatacCATCATTTCGTATGGTCCGTCCAGATTCGGGGACTACTATTTGCAGGTTTTAATATTAAGCGGATTGTATGAATTGGCTGTAGAATATGCCTATTCGTTGAACGAAATTGATGCCGTCCATCTAGCAATTGGTTTAGCAAACCAAGGACTTTTATCTGTTACATCGAAGATGACTGATACATTAATAACCGTTGAAAATAACAAGAGAATGATATGCATAGCTAAGGTTCTAGGTAACTACACCAAGTCGTTCAAATATTCTGATCCAAGGATTGCAGCAGAATATCTGGTTCTGATCGCTCTTTCAAATGATCCTGcccaaattgaaatatgtCATGAAGCCCTGAGAGAGCTGGTATTGGAGACTAAAGAGTTTTCCCTTCTTTTAGGTAAAATCAATAGAGACGGTGCACGGATACCGGGggttattgaagaaagacaACCTCTGctccatcttcaaaatgAGAAGGAATTCCTTCGAATTATTACTGAACAGGCTGCACGGAAGGctgatgaagatggtaGAACACGTGATagtttattattatatcaGTTATCCGAAGAGTACGACGTCGTTCTTACTATTATTAACGGTCTATTGGGTGACATACTGAGCGATAGCGATCTAACTCAACCACTATTGACAGCAGACGATAACTACGAAACGAATCCAATATTGTTGGCTCAGAAGTTAATACTGATGTACAGTGATaattctgaaatttctaAACAGATAAACGTTACAAACAAGGAAACATGTTCTTTACTTTTACAAATGGTGGAAATTCgtaaaatatattctgCAAATCAATGGCACAATGTTTTGACTCAAATTGAAGGGTTGGATATCTTgccattttcaaatgaacTATCTGCAAGAAAAAAAGCCGAACAATTTACTTTActtgatgaaaatattgtgAAGACCGTTCCAAACTTACTGATTATCACCCTTATGTGTATTTCAAAGATCGTGCATAGTTTGGTCCAAAACAGGTATCTTTTCTCAGAAACGAAAGATCAacaaatatcttttttgaagaatatttctcGCAATTGCATGGCTTACGCCGGTATCATCCAATATAAGATGCCAAGGGAAACTTACAGTACGTTAATAAACCTAGATGTGGCACTCTAGCTTTTGTTGCTCACATATCTATCTCGTTActgatattattttattcaatataaCTAAGTTATTATATAATCTAAACACTTAGAAGAGAATTTTAATTCGGTTAGACTAGAAGTTTGGTTCCAAATTCTGGGAGTTACTAAAACTTAATTACCCTGGGTATTTCTTCTATGGTTTGAATAGTCAGGCTGCACCTCATATGCATTAGGGCTAGATGaccttttcttttgtaatttacGATGACGTCTTTCGATTCTTCTCCTCCTTCTTTCCTCGAAGCCCAAATCCTTGTCATTATCAGaatctgatgatgatgacgacgaagatgaagaagaggatggTTCATGATCGCTGTGTTGTTCGTTTTCATCTAGTTCTTCCTGCGGATGGAAGATACAGCAGATTTTGGTCTTCTTTCTATTGAGATTTTCATTGTCTACTGTACCTTGTTCCCACCTTACCCTTGACCTTGCCGGTGTAGGTTGTCTCTCATGTTGTATTTCAGTTTCGTTTGCCCGAAGCTGCAGAACAGACGGTAATTCCTCAACACTAACTGTCTGAGAGCCCAGTACatgttgttcttgttcagATCTACTCATATTTGAAGGTTCTTGAAAACTTTATAGGATTAATAGGTTAAAGTCTCGAAATAAATCCTTTTTGTTTAATATCAAAGGCTAACTTATTGAATGCTTATTTTGCTTGACGTGTTTAAATAAAAGAGAAGAGTGTCTCTCATTCTATTTAAATCAACTATCCTTAAGAGTAAATCTGCTTCCCGGGCTACGTTGAAAATGATCCCTGAAATTTCAGAGAAGGGTGGCAAAAAATCCAACTGCTTAAAGAACACATTAGGTTGGCTAGCTTAAACAGTCTATTGACCTATACATCTATAGGAATTAGTATTCCAATTGGAACCCGGAAAGATAAACACAAGATAACAACATTTCAGAATGGAAAGATTGCAaagattgatgatgaatggTAAGGTGAGCGCTGTTGATGCCGACCGTGACGATACCAAAGAGACAGTATACATATCGTCAATTGCTCTATTAAAGATGCTAAAGCATGGTAGAGCTGGTGTACCTATGGAAGTTATGGGCCTCATGTTGGGTGAGTTTGTGGATGATTATACAGTAAATGTGGTAGATGTGTTTGCCATGCCCCAATCGGGAACTGGTGTGTCTGTCGAAGCCGTCGATGATGTGTTCCAAGCAAAAATGATGGATATGTTGAAGCAAACAGGTAGGGACCAAATGGTAGTTGGATGGTATCATTCTCATCCAGGTTTCGGTTGTTGGTTATCCTCAGTCGATGTTAACACCcaaaaatcttttgaacaattaaatAGTAGAGCAGTTGCCGTAGTGGTAGATCCCATCCAATCAGTTAAAGGTAAAGTCGTTATTGATGCCTTTAGATTAATAGATACAGGTGCCTTGATAAATAATCAGGAACCAAGACAAACTACATCAAATCTTGGTCTAATGAATAAGGCAAACATCCAAGCTTTAATCCACGGTTTGAATAGACATTACTATTCTTTGAATATAGATTACCACAAGACCCCAGCCGAGACAAAAATGCTAATGAACTTACATAAGGAACAATGGCAATCTGGTCTGAAAATGCATGATTATGAACAAAAAGAACATAAAAATCTTGAGGCTACACAACAAATGGTTAAGATTGCGGGGCTTTACTctaaaagaattgaagaagaaaaggaattaaCTGAGGAGCAATTGGAAACGAGATATGTTGGGAAACAAGACCCCAAAAAGCATTTATCAAGCACTGCTGATACAACCTTAGAAGATAACATTGTCTCAGTACTAACTGCTGGCGTTGATTCCGTAGCCATAGTTTAGCCTCTTCGGATAGCGGTAATAAAAAACAGGTACGTATCATATTTACATTTCTGTAGAGTACATAGTGACGTATATTTAACCTGAGAATCATGAAGATTTCTCCCATATCTGGAGATAtgtttcattaatgaataaGAATTCCGGATTCTTCTCCTTGATCGTGGAACCATCAACTTCAAACCACTTGttgatattgttgttataCACTTGGATTTTCCACAGGCTTATGTCATCTTTCTTGTTGGGTTCCGATGACACATCCGAAGCTCTTTTGACCGAATGAATAATGTTACTTATTAACTTGTAGTTAGTGTTTCTAATAGTCAGtaattcattgaattcgACTAGCGTTTGGTTTCTATTTTTGATGGGAAATTCTGACTTAGCATCGAAGCGATTAAAGTGCAATATTAGAAAGTGTGGTAGCTGTTTCAATGTATATTTTTCACtgtcttcatcatcatacTTTTTTAGCAGATCCCCAATCTTGACTTGTGGTACAGCATTAAAATCGGATCGAAATACAGGAAGGTCCAAAGTCAAATTCCAGAAAGGTAtagt is a genomic window containing:
- the MRA1 gene encoding Mra1p (ancestral locus Anc_8.114), with the translated sequence MRPNQLLLNAARKTSGSKIPVELTPLFMACSVALISASFFTYRKLTTDDSLRLTKNPDQSSLEEVLAESDPK
- the PDH1 gene encoding putative 2-methylcitrate dehydratase (ancestral locus Anc_8.93) — protein: MFRLVNGRTQRSNLNKLVRPPRTTIPQSLCSYSTKSESINANVRPKPDIVLDEIATYVHDKKIVSPLAFETAKLCFLDALGCGLASLKYNKVQDIIKPIVPNMIVPNGTKVLGTKYEMDPVKGAFAIGTMIRWLDFNDCWLAKEWGHPSDNLGGILAVADYSSRLFKATDGKEGKRFTVNDILEGMIKAHEIQGVIALDNSFNEVGLDHVALVKIATTAVVSQMLGLSKDETIAAVSHAFVDGQSLRTYRHAPNTGSRKSWAAGDAVSKAVNIAYMVKNAGIETIPSVLTAPKWGFYDVLFKGKPFLFSQRKNFDSYVMENILFKISFPAEFHAQTAVEAALTANKRLKDMGKSFKDIKSVRIRTQEPAMRIIDKSGPLYNYADRDHCIQYMVTIPLIQGRLEADDYMDAVALEPEVDSLRSKIYCVKDEQFTKDYYDPNKRAIPNALLVELNDGTVLDEIIVEYPIGHRFRREEGVPLLVEKFQRHLSAHYINSPEKAHTIFNASLNPGLADLPIDEYVDLY
- the YPI1 gene encoding type 1 protein phosphatase-activating protein YPI1 (ancestral locus Anc_8.95), which encodes MSRSEQEQHVLGSQTVSVEELPSVLQLRANETEIQHERQPTPARSRVRWEQGTVDNENLNRKKTKICCIFHPQEELDENEQHSDHEPSSSSSSSSSSSDSDNDKDLGFEERRRRRIERRHRKLQKKRSSSPNAYEVQPDYSNHRRNTQGN
- the NCAS0B04670 gene encoding uncharacterized protein (ancestral locus Anc_8.116); translation: MLNNNLVNNLPTFQIHQMNYNFIQPNMQYSPHANTDMAYAPQYMPTPVPQNNSLIENVSRSRSMPKNGIVNANRMERHISLPPISSLMSTIYNTNVDNFHMQQPLPYEKKQQVDHNNLDTLMIQAKVLMNNDASNVKADVTSRNIQPSNQPVNPVVTGSLLPTSSRSSSLQDVKPIINKNSSKVPSKKRANRTLLSKLRKQCPACGKICSRPSTLKAHYLIHTGDTPFKCTWGNCNKAFNVKSNMLRHLKAHEKKVIKKEALQIMS
- the RPN11 gene encoding proteasome regulatory particle lid subunit RPN11 (ancestral locus Anc_8.96); the protein is MERLQRLMMNGKVSAVDADRDDTKETVYISSIALLKMLKHGRAGVPMEVMGLMLGEFVDDYTVNVVDVFAMPQSGTGVSVEAVDDVFQAKMMDMLKQTGRDQMVVGWYHSHPGFGCWLSSVDVNTQKSFEQLNSRAVAVVVDPIQSVKGKVVIDAFRLIDTGALINNQEPRQTTSNLGLMNKANIQALIHGLNRHYYSLNIDYHKTPAETKMLMNLHKEQWQSGLKMHDYEQKEHKNLEATQQMVKIAGLYSKRIEEEKELTEEQLETRYVGKQDPKKHLSSTADTTLEDNIVSVLTAGVDSVAIV
- the NIC96 gene encoding linker nucleoporin NIC96 (ancestral locus Anc_8.94) → MDNSQGTVVTPSSKGTMKVFSDLIEASKNLPTTSSQLGSIQLSVSEIKRRAIELRKNKDIDTNLTKAHYLLAGSGLAIEDVDTSIKDLRNKPVLEQNVANSSTGNEIDTYLRAKKGENILSSIEQLLSNAAKDFDVFVNQNLNLDWAQRKEEVMENFGIITKGKNSNDHIGDTSLSASEIPKWGTSLTSVLNSGESKLNVNENYAIREKFETYAKIIHQFNNDRQNGHHFSLNKEFISIIQSLNDSKNRQILESWKILEILKGQKDVVATAKSYLQNQFLEYVDILSRKTMNEGLPTNSNKIRSFIDSKLKNSDNTWKIANLTIVNGNPIWAMIFYLLRAGLEQEALEVVENNKSGFKKIEQSFLSYFKAYVSAPDRQLSMEFSSRLHTEYNQHIKSSLNGDPYRLAVYKIIGRCDLTRKNISSVTLSVEDWLWIHLMLIKDNVMGDEPAYERYRLEDFQNTIISYGPSRFGDYYLQVLILSGLYELAVEYAYSLNEIDAVHLAIGLANQGLLSVTSKMTDTLITVENNKRMICIAKVLGNYTKSFKYSDPRIAAEYLVLIALSNDPAQIEICHEALRELVLETKEFSLLLGKINRDGARIPGVIEERQPLLHLQNEKEFLRIITEQAARKADEDGRTRDSLLLYQLSEEYDVVLTIINGLLGDILSDSDLTQPLLTADDNYETNPILLAQKLILMYSDNSEISKQINVTNKETCSLLLQMVEIRKIYSANQWHNVLTQIEGLDILPFSNELSARKKAEQFTLLDENIVKTVPNLLIITLMCISKIVHSLVQNRYLFSETKDQQISFLKNISRNCMAYAGIIQYKMPRETYSTLINLDVAL